A window from Malania oleifera isolate guangnan ecotype guangnan chromosome 7, ASM2987363v1, whole genome shotgun sequence encodes these proteins:
- the LOC131160035 gene encoding CASP-like protein 1B1 codes for MAEAGGEKQEVERKRSVAVLKNSMVLIVLLRLLAFLATATATVVMALNKETKTFVVATVGNSPITATITAKFQDTPANVYFVIANGMASFHNLLMLGVHFYGYKLDYRGIRFVAIAILDMTTVALISGGTSAAAFMAEVGKNGNSHARWDKICDKFESFCNRASGALLASFIGTALLITITVISIITVHKQKSSSVNYLAVP; via the exons atggCTGAAGCAGGTGGAGAAAAGCAAGAGGTTGAGAGGAAAAGATCAGTGGCAGTATTGAAGAATTCGATGGTTCTGATAGTGTTACTGAGGCTGCTTGCATTTTTGGCCACCGCAACCGCAACAGTTGTGATGGCTCTCAATAAAGAAACCAAAACCTTCGTGGTGGCCACTGTAGGAAATTCCCCTATAACAGCCACTATCACCGCCAAGTTTCAAGACACCCCAGCAAATGT GTATTTTGTGATAGCAAATGGTATGGCCAGTTTCCATAACTTGTTGATGTTAGGGGTGCACTTTTACGGGTACAAGCTAGATTATAGAGGAATTCGTTTCGTGGCGATTGCCATTTTAGACATG ACGACAGTGGCATTGATATCGGGCGGGACAAGTGCGGCAGCCTTCATGGCAGAGGTGGGGAAGAATGGGAATTCACACGCAAGGTGGGACAAGATCTGCGACAAATTCGAAAGCTTCTGCAACCGCGCCAGCGGCGCCCTGCTCGCCTCCTTCATCGGGACTGCTCTGTTGATTACAATCACCGTCATTTCCATCATCACGGTGCATAAGCAAAAGTCCTCCTCAGTCAATTACCTTGCCGTCCCTTGA